The following coding sequences are from one Geothrix sp. window:
- a CDS encoding transglycosylase domain-containing protein: MSYTPSIRWPRLRFERRGPLPPAGPGARAQRRWIAFGAALALGIFLYLGALTLLRTAPARRALRERAVAELARRLPDAHLEGAVGVDAAFQLVMGPILLGPAGDGAPLLMVDRVTVRPRLWRLVSGHLEAGTVTLQGVHIQAGGQGERLADLAHALRPDKPRATSPGPGHHVPEPPVVAFSGLEVRFEGPPSRRPPVVRPLVPSLVFGPLGGRIHLDRLGERTHASIATEGPGRAVGALEVTWGGGPGALRIRLHGLGAEALPESLRADLPFEIRAGAVDLFFEAPHVERLSRGEGQLTLATRNLTVFAEGLAPEPVGPLSLHVAGRLRWDAGTRTAALAEATVALDDAGRAALKVVLSVAARPEPHFELALRATAVDWTVLAASLPPTLAPPRGAPGLTGLLAGALKVAGPLRQPAEWQVDGEVDPSHLVPALGNGGPDLTRPFVYEALLTRGGRRQMTIGPENHSFVPLGELPNHLVRAVLESEDAGFYGHKGFDLSEVQEALSNGGRLRGASTLTQQLAKNLFLSRDRTLSRKVREALATVALEVAVGKRRILEIYLNLAEWGDGVYGIGEAAQHWFGKDARTLSLKEATLLATVIPNPVRYEMYRRRGALTPAWEERVNDLLAKLHTTGVIDDEGLRAAEAETLTFAGGPPLNRGQSGKRVKGE, from the coding sequence GTGTCCTACACCCCTTCCATCCGATGGCCTCGACTTCGGTTTGAACGTCGCGGGCCACTGCCACCGGCGGGCCCCGGGGCCCGCGCCCAGCGGCGGTGGATCGCGTTCGGCGCGGCGCTGGCCCTGGGGATCTTCCTTTACCTCGGCGCCCTGACGCTGCTCCGCACGGCACCCGCCCGGCGCGCCCTCCGCGAACGGGCCGTCGCCGAGCTCGCCCGCCGGCTACCAGACGCGCATCTGGAGGGCGCGGTCGGCGTGGACGCAGCCTTCCAACTGGTGATGGGACCGATCCTGCTCGGCCCAGCCGGGGATGGGGCGCCGCTCCTCATGGTCGACCGGGTCACCGTTCGACCCCGTCTGTGGCGCCTCGTCAGCGGTCACCTGGAGGCCGGGACCGTCACCCTGCAAGGCGTGCACATCCAGGCGGGCGGACAGGGGGAGCGTCTCGCGGATCTCGCGCACGCCCTCCGCCCAGACAAGCCGCGAGCGACCAGCCCGGGGCCGGGACACCATGTGCCTGAGCCGCCGGTGGTCGCATTCTCCGGGCTGGAGGTGCGTTTCGAGGGCCCGCCGTCCAGACGGCCGCCCGTCGTCCGACCCCTCGTCCCATCCCTCGTCTTTGGTCCGCTGGGCGGGCGCATTCACCTCGATCGTCTGGGCGAGCGCACCCATGCCTCGATCGCAACCGAGGGACCAGGGCGCGCGGTGGGCGCGCTGGAGGTCACCTGGGGCGGCGGCCCTGGCGCGCTGCGGATCCGACTTCACGGGCTGGGCGCGGAGGCGCTCCCGGAAAGCCTGCGCGCGGACCTACCCTTCGAGATCCGAGCCGGTGCGGTCGACCTCTTCTTCGAGGCCCCCCACGTTGAGAGGCTCTCGCGGGGCGAGGGCCAGCTCACGCTCGCCACACGCAACCTCACGGTGTTCGCGGAGGGGCTCGCTCCCGAACCCGTGGGCCCGCTCTCGCTCCACGTCGCGGGTCGCCTGCGGTGGGACGCCGGCACACGGACTGCGGCCCTGGCGGAGGCCACCGTGGCCCTGGACGATGCGGGGCGTGCCGCGCTGAAGGTCGTGCTCTCGGTCGCGGCCCGCCCCGAACCTCACTTCGAGCTCGCGCTCCGCGCGACCGCGGTGGACTGGACGGTCCTTGCCGCATCTCTCCCCCCGACGCTCGCGCCTCCGCGCGGAGCCCCGGGGCTCACGGGCCTGCTGGCCGGGGCACTCAAGGTCGCCGGTCCCCTTCGCCAGCCGGCCGAATGGCAGGTCGACGGAGAGGTGGACCCGAGCCACCTCGTGCCAGCCCTGGGCAACGGCGGACCCGATCTGACGCGCCCCTTCGTCTACGAGGCCCTCCTCACGCGTGGCGGCAGGCGGCAGATGACCATCGGCCCGGAAAATCACTCGTTCGTGCCGCTGGGCGAGCTCCCGAACCACCTCGTGCGCGCGGTGCTCGAAAGCGAGGACGCGGGCTTCTACGGGCACAAGGGGTTCGACCTGTCCGAAGTCCAGGAGGCCCTGTCCAATGGGGGCCGCCTGCGCGGGGCTTCCACCCTCACCCAGCAGCTCGCGAAGAACCTCTTCCTGTCACGCGACCGCACGCTCTCGCGCAAGGTCCGCGAGGCGCTCGCGACCGTCGCGCTCGAGGTGGCCGTGGGCAAGCGCCGGATCCTCGAGATCTATCTCAACCTGGCGGAGTGGGGTGACGGTGTGTATGGGATCGGCGAGGCCGCCCAGCACTGGTTCGGCAAGGACGCACGCACCCTGAGCCTCAAGGAGGCCACCCTGCTCGCCACCGTGATCCCCAACCCGGTGCGCTATGAAATGTACCGCCGGCGAGGCGCACTCACCCCCGCGTGGGAAGAGCGCGTGAATGACCTGCTCGCAAAGCTTCACACCACAGGCGTCATCGACGACGAAGGCCTGCGTGCCGCGGAGGCGGAGACGCTCACATTTGCCGGAGGCCCGCCGCTGAATCGAGGCCAGTCTGGGAAGCGGGTGAAAGGTGAGTGA
- a CDS encoding transglycosylase domain-containing protein, with protein MLGTVQGLAAGQPPQSSFATFPPLPTGVSSVTVLDSQGRYVGRIPPQNRYWASLERIPSFLQQALLAVEDARFYEHSGLDYRSIARAAMKDVLKGRMAEGGSTITQQLIKNKFLTSARTFDRKLEEAKLALEFEKQYTKQQILEMYFNEIYFGNGAQGIVQAARLYFDKSPEELTEGECILLAGVPKNPSRYNPFGKPVDVAGRRDVVLKRMEDLKLISTQRKLALQAHGAATRPLGQAPQYLAQIRAQLIGRLGAEAVEQGGLEVIAAMDLDLQKAAEKTLKDGVKRLSPGLQGALVCLDPTTGDVLAAVGDAEGVPGAINRAFVSRRQPGSAIKPLIFAAAMEKGLTAASLWSDDPVAYDAGNGQVWKPQNYGREQFGELSLRQALAHSNNIITVKVLEAVGVPAFVEFAGRMGLSLHAQNGLSLALGTDEVTLKDLVQVYTPLATGGMKAEARTILRIYDRRRQVWIENPPVVSQVLSPAASFVTTQMLKDVLTYGTAKSLHRFSQAHSSAGKTGTTDDGVDAWFVGYTPNLLTGIWIGYDQPRSGGKGFTGGTVAAPIWERFMNKVVTSRPAMDFARPETVVTRSIDPATGLLAREECPQKQDEFFISGTEPAETCTRHGAAPPLPVEATP; from the coding sequence ATGCTGGGCACGGTTCAGGGCCTGGCTGCCGGCCAGCCACCCCAGAGCAGCTTCGCGACCTTCCCCCCCCTGCCGACCGGGGTCAGCTCCGTCACGGTGCTCGACAGCCAGGGCAGGTACGTGGGTCGCATTCCGCCCCAGAACCGGTACTGGGCCTCTCTCGAACGGATTCCCAGCTTCCTTCAGCAGGCGCTATTGGCGGTGGAGGATGCCAGGTTCTACGAGCACTCCGGCCTCGACTACCGGAGCATCGCGCGAGCGGCGATGAAGGATGTGCTCAAGGGACGAATGGCCGAGGGGGGCTCGACCATCACCCAGCAGCTGATCAAGAACAAATTCCTGACCTCAGCCCGAACCTTCGACCGGAAACTCGAGGAGGCCAAGCTGGCCCTGGAGTTCGAGAAGCAGTACACCAAGCAGCAGATCCTGGAGATGTACTTCAATGAGATCTATTTCGGAAATGGCGCCCAGGGCATCGTCCAGGCCGCCCGTCTCTACTTCGACAAGAGCCCGGAGGAACTGACCGAGGGCGAATGCATCCTCCTGGCGGGCGTACCCAAGAACCCGAGCCGGTACAACCCCTTCGGGAAACCGGTCGATGTGGCGGGACGGAGGGACGTCGTCCTCAAGCGCATGGAGGATCTCAAGCTCATTTCGACTCAGCGCAAACTGGCCCTCCAGGCCCACGGCGCGGCCACGCGCCCCCTGGGGCAGGCCCCGCAGTACCTGGCCCAGATCCGCGCGCAGCTGATCGGGCGCCTGGGGGCCGAAGCCGTCGAGCAGGGGGGTCTGGAGGTGATCGCCGCCATGGATCTGGACCTGCAGAAGGCGGCTGAAAAGACCCTGAAGGATGGCGTCAAGCGGCTCTCCCCTGGGCTGCAGGGCGCCCTGGTCTGTCTGGATCCGACTACAGGCGACGTCCTCGCCGCCGTGGGGGACGCTGAAGGAGTCCCTGGCGCCATCAACCGCGCCTTCGTCTCCAGGCGTCAGCCCGGCTCAGCCATCAAGCCCCTCATCTTTGCCGCGGCCATGGAAAAGGGCCTCACCGCCGCCAGCCTCTGGAGCGATGACCCCGTGGCCTACGACGCCGGGAATGGCCAGGTCTGGAAACCCCAGAACTACGGCCGGGAACAATTCGGGGAGCTCTCCCTCCGGCAGGCCTTGGCTCACTCCAACAACATCATCACCGTCAAGGTGCTGGAGGCCGTCGGTGTGCCGGCCTTCGTGGAATTTGCCGGAAGGATGGGCCTTTCGCTGCACGCCCAGAACGGCCTCTCGCTGGCTCTCGGAACGGACGAGGTCACCCTGAAGGATCTGGTGCAGGTGTACACGCCCCTGGCCACGGGAGGCATGAAGGCCGAGGCCAGGACCATCCTCCGGATCTACGACCGCAGACGCCAGGTCTGGATCGAGAACCCACCAGTCGTATCCCAGGTGCTGTCTCCGGCAGCGTCCTTCGTCACCACTCAGATGCTGAAGGACGTCCTGACCTACGGCACCGCCAAGTCCCTTCACCGCTTCAGCCAGGCCCATTCCTCCGCCGGGAAGACCGGAACCACTGACGACGGCGTGGACGCCTGGTTCGTGGGCTATACGCCGAACCTGCTGACGGGCATCTGGATCGGGTACGACCAGCCCCGGTCTGGCGGGAAAGGGTTCACGGGCGGGACCGTCGCCGCCCCAATCTGGGAACGGTTCATGAACAAGGTCGTGACCTCCCGGCCTGCCATGGATTTCGCCAGGCCGGAGACCGTCGTGACCCGCAGCATCGATCCCGCCACCGGACTCCTCGCCCGGGAGGAATGCCCTCAGAAACAGGACGAGTTTTTCATCTCCGGCACCGAACCAGCGGAAACCTGCACCCGACATGGAGCAGCGCCGCCCTTGCCGGTGGAGGCAACACCCTAG
- a CDS encoding pyridoxamine 5'-phosphate oxidase family protein, which translates to MVIPETLLEVLKQDGVVAIATLGQDGPHMVNTWNSYIRVTEDGRFLIPAGYMQQTEANVAFNNQVLVTLGSAKVAGQHGPGTGFLIKGQAAFLASGPDFDVLKAKFAWARATLAITPESITQTL; encoded by the coding sequence ATGGTCATCCCCGAAACATTGCTGGAAGTCTTGAAGCAGGATGGCGTGGTCGCCATCGCCACCCTGGGCCAGGACGGCCCCCACATGGTCAACACCTGGAACAGCTACATCCGCGTGACGGAGGATGGGCGATTCCTGATCCCGGCCGGCTACATGCAGCAGACCGAGGCCAATGTCGCGTTCAACAACCAGGTGCTGGTCACCCTGGGGAGCGCCAAGGTCGCCGGCCAGCACGGCCCCGGCACCGGCTTCCTGATCAAGGGCCAGGCGGCCTTCCTCGCGTCTGGGCCTGATTTCGACGTGCTGAAGGCCAAGTTCGCCTGGGCCAGGGCCACGCTGGCCATCACCCCTGAATCCATCACCCAGACGCTCTGA
- the pyrF gene encoding orotidine-5'-phosphate decarboxylase: MSASALILTPRERLVVALDVPTAKEAVAMAERLSGRVGMLKVGLELFCAEGPAFVKELQARVPVFLDLKLHDIPTTVRRALEAVLKLDPRLVNVHAQGGPAMLEAAVEAIRAHRAAGGRTELLAVTVLTSLDREALAALGHAGQPEDLALAYARLAHQAGCAGVVCSAWEATAIREACGEAFHRLTPGIRPSGAATQDQARVMTPAQALKQGATWLVVGRPITHAADPAAAAEAIVAEMQA; encoded by the coding sequence TTGTCCGCCTCTGCCTTGATCCTCACGCCCCGCGAACGCCTCGTGGTGGCCCTGGACGTCCCCACGGCGAAGGAGGCGGTGGCCATGGCCGAGCGGCTGTCGGGCCGGGTGGGGATGTTGAAAGTGGGACTGGAACTCTTCTGCGCCGAGGGCCCGGCCTTCGTGAAGGAGCTGCAGGCCCGGGTGCCGGTCTTCCTCGATCTGAAGCTGCACGACATCCCCACCACGGTGCGGCGCGCCCTGGAGGCCGTGCTGAAGCTCGATCCGCGCCTGGTGAACGTCCACGCCCAGGGCGGGCCGGCCATGCTGGAGGCGGCGGTGGAGGCCATCCGCGCCCACCGGGCCGCCGGTGGCCGCACGGAGCTGCTGGCCGTGACCGTGCTGACCAGCCTGGACCGCGAGGCCCTGGCGGCCCTGGGCCATGCCGGCCAGCCCGAGGACCTCGCGCTGGCCTACGCCAGGCTCGCCCACCAGGCCGGTTGTGCGGGCGTGGTCTGCTCCGCCTGGGAGGCCACCGCCATCCGGGAGGCCTGTGGTGAGGCCTTCCATCGGCTGACCCCCGGCATCCGTCCTTCGGGGGCCGCCACCCAGGATCAGGCCCGGGTCATGACCCCCGCCCAGGCCCTGAAGCAGGGCGCCACCTGGCTCGTGGTGGGGCGGCCCATCACCCATGCGGCGGATCCCGCGGCCGCGGCCGAGGCCATCGTGGCTGAGATGCAGGCCTAG
- a CDS encoding NAD-dependent epimerase/dehydratase family protein, translating to MNVFVAGASGAIGLPLVAALVRQGHGVTGMTRSELGAKNLLALGAKVARVSAFDAPALEQALREAEAEVVIDELTALPRDPAEYGAAFPGDRQLRLEGGGNLHRAAQACGVRRYIQQASGFFLRAEAGLADESAPLAVDASPGIAAGAQMYAEIESRLRNHSGKMEGVLLRYGFFYGPNTWYHPDGATGASVRRGEFPIIGQGQGVWSFVHVDDAALASVAALTADPGTYNVVDDHPAPVSAWLPEFARWVGAPPPPHCTEQEALDAAGPDALYFGTRLCGATNAKARQALDFRPRRPEWLQA from the coding sequence ATGAACGTATTCGTCGCGGGAGCGAGTGGGGCCATCGGCCTGCCCCTGGTGGCCGCCCTGGTCCGCCAGGGCCATGGGGTGACGGGCATGACCCGTTCGGAACTCGGAGCGAAGAACTTACTCGCCCTGGGCGCCAAGGTCGCCCGGGTGAGCGCCTTTGATGCGCCCGCGTTGGAACAGGCGCTGCGGGAGGCGGAGGCCGAGGTGGTCATCGATGAGCTGACGGCGCTGCCGAGGGATCCGGCGGAATACGGCGCGGCTTTCCCCGGGGATCGCCAGCTGCGGCTCGAGGGCGGTGGCAACCTCCACCGCGCCGCCCAGGCCTGCGGCGTCCGGCGCTACATCCAGCAGGCCAGTGGCTTCTTCCTGCGCGCGGAAGCAGGGCTGGCCGACGAATCCGCGCCTCTGGCGGTCGACGCCAGCCCGGGCATCGCCGCAGGCGCGCAGATGTACGCCGAGATCGAATCGCGGCTGCGGAACCACTCGGGAAAGATGGAAGGCGTCCTCCTGCGGTACGGCTTCTTCTACGGCCCGAACACCTGGTACCACCCCGATGGCGCCACCGGGGCCAGCGTCCGCCGGGGGGAATTCCCCATCATCGGCCAGGGCCAGGGGGTCTGGTCCTTCGTGCACGTGGACGATGCGGCCCTCGCCTCGGTGGCCGCCCTGACGGCCGATCCGGGCACCTACAACGTCGTCGACGACCACCCGGCCCCGGTCAGCGCCTGGCTGCCGGAGTTCGCCCGCTGGGTCGGCGCGCCGCCTCCGCCCCACTGCACCGAGCAGGAGGCGCTGGATGCCGCCGGACCGGATGCGCTGTATTTCGGCACGAGGCTCTGCGGTGCCACCAACGCGAAGGCCAGGCAGGCGCTGGATTTCCGCCCCCGCCGCCCGGAATGGCTTCAGGCTTGA
- a CDS encoding M1 family aminopeptidase, with the protein MIALLVVFAAVGLAAGPRTWTPEKWFDKARSPRIANYRIEATLDFEHKTLQGRETISWRNTGSAPTQELPLHLYLNAFKGPQSQFVKESGGHLRRDQLEQQTEASSWGYCRLTSVRMEGRDLDGHDGEDETVRWLKLPRAVPPGETIHVDITWENRYPKVFARSGWADDFLMSGQWFPKVGVYQGDRWNCHAYHANTEFFSDFGTYDVVLSLPNALGLAHTGTQTNHVTEIEKDPQRPLNVIWRLHAEDVHDFAWAVRPSAAWREPAMFEYRGVQVFYYINGPNRGNFQRQRRAVESALRWSEEWFFKYPYPTLTVIDTPKEAGGADGMEYPTLFTASSVAFDPLGVREPEVVAMHEYGHQYFYGLLASNEFEEAWLDEGFTSWFTHKAMERSYHSILGGRRFQVGTDFLEWVGYWHLPSADPLTRFGFKTLNMESYFVTAYAKPTLLLNQLEAMLGRPVMEQVLRAYAQEMAYRHPTRHDFRRIAERVSGRDLGGFWRDFVEGTEVLDYAIRGVKTREVTQGGWLFSDKVPVFASPQPAAPGRVGSITLERKGGLRVPITLWVRLENREEQRLVWDGQDRWITYEFDSPVAAAVLDPDGNYPMLKDRLHASYTPKPVRRGFHYWAQMACGAVAGWLQGCGIG; encoded by the coding sequence TTGATCGCTCTGCTGGTGGTGTTTGCCGCCGTTGGACTGGCGGCGGGGCCGCGCACCTGGACGCCGGAGAAGTGGTTCGACAAGGCCCGGTCCCCCAGGATCGCGAACTACCGCATCGAGGCGACGCTGGACTTCGAGCACAAGACGCTGCAGGGCCGGGAGACGATCTCCTGGCGCAATACGGGCTCCGCGCCGACTCAGGAGCTGCCTCTGCACCTCTATCTCAACGCCTTCAAGGGGCCCCAGAGCCAGTTCGTGAAGGAGAGCGGCGGCCACCTCCGGAGGGACCAGCTGGAACAACAGACCGAGGCGTCCTCCTGGGGCTACTGCCGGCTGACCAGCGTGCGGATGGAGGGACGGGATCTGGATGGCCACGATGGCGAGGATGAGACGGTGCGGTGGCTGAAGCTGCCCCGGGCCGTTCCCCCGGGCGAGACGATCCATGTGGACATCACCTGGGAGAACCGCTATCCGAAGGTCTTCGCCCGCAGCGGCTGGGCGGACGACTTCCTCATGTCGGGGCAGTGGTTCCCCAAGGTCGGCGTCTACCAGGGCGACCGTTGGAACTGCCACGCCTACCATGCCAACACGGAGTTCTTCTCGGACTTCGGCACCTACGACGTGGTCCTGTCGCTTCCCAACGCGCTGGGGCTGGCCCATACGGGGACCCAGACCAACCACGTGACGGAGATCGAAAAGGATCCACAGCGCCCCTTGAATGTCATCTGGCGGCTCCACGCCGAGGACGTCCACGACTTCGCCTGGGCCGTGCGCCCCAGCGCGGCTTGGCGCGAGCCGGCGATGTTCGAGTACCGCGGCGTGCAGGTCTTCTACTACATCAATGGCCCCAACCGGGGCAACTTCCAGCGGCAGCGCCGCGCCGTGGAAAGTGCGCTGCGGTGGAGCGAGGAGTGGTTTTTCAAGTACCCCTATCCCACGCTGACGGTGATCGATACGCCGAAGGAGGCGGGGGGCGCCGATGGCATGGAGTACCCGACCCTCTTCACGGCCAGTTCGGTGGCCTTCGACCCACTGGGGGTGCGGGAGCCCGAGGTGGTGGCCATGCACGAGTACGGGCACCAGTACTTCTACGGGTTGCTGGCCAGCAACGAGTTCGAAGAGGCCTGGCTGGACGAGGGCTTCACCAGCTGGTTCACCCACAAGGCCATGGAGCGGAGCTACCACTCGATCCTGGGCGGGCGGCGCTTCCAGGTGGGAACGGACTTCCTGGAATGGGTTGGCTACTGGCATCTCCCGAGCGCCGATCCCCTCACCCGCTTCGGCTTCAAGACCCTGAACATGGAGAGCTACTTCGTCACGGCCTATGCGAAGCCCACCCTGCTGCTCAACCAGCTGGAAGCCATGCTGGGGCGCCCCGTGATGGAGCAGGTCCTGCGCGCCTACGCCCAGGAGATGGCCTACCGCCACCCGACCCGCCACGACTTCAGGCGCATCGCGGAACGCGTCTCCGGCCGGGACCTGGGGGGCTTCTGGCGGGATTTCGTGGAGGGGACCGAGGTCCTCGACTACGCCATCCGGGGGGTGAAGACCCGGGAGGTCACCCAGGGGGGCTGGCTCTTCTCGGACAAGGTGCCGGTCTTCGCCTCGCCCCAGCCAGCGGCTCCGGGCCGGGTCGGATCCATCACGCTGGAGCGGAAAGGCGGCCTCCGCGTCCCCATCACCCTGTGGGTTCGCCTGGAGAACCGGGAGGAACAGCGGCTCGTCTGGGACGGGCAGGACCGCTGGATCACCTACGAGTTCGACTCGCCCGTGGCCGCGGCGGTGCTGGATCCCGATGGCAACTACCCGATGCTCAAGGACCGCCTCCACGCGAGCTACACCCCGAAGCCCGTGCGGCGCGGCTTCCACTACTGGGCGCAGATGGCGTGCGGCGCCGTGGCCGGCTGGCTGCAGGGCTGCGGGATCGGCTGA
- a CDS encoding RrF2 family transcriptional regulator, with protein MYGAGAEYALHSLLTLATRPEPVSVRDLATYQKIPERFLAKVFTRLKKAKLVASIEGISGGFALARPAAEIRVMEVLAAVDPDRTLFACAEIRSNCALFDATAPEWATVGTCRIHAFMLDAERVLQDFLASKTLADLVCEFEHKAPKAFLQDTGAWFQQRKDTRTQRNPINRNG; from the coding sequence ATGTACGGCGCCGGTGCGGAATACGCCCTGCACTCGCTCCTCACCCTGGCGACGCGGCCGGAGCCGGTGAGCGTGCGGGATCTGGCCACCTATCAGAAGATCCCCGAGCGCTTCCTGGCGAAGGTCTTCACCCGCCTCAAGAAGGCGAAGCTCGTGGCGAGCATCGAAGGCATCTCCGGCGGCTTCGCCCTGGCCCGCCCGGCGGCGGAGATCCGGGTGATGGAGGTACTGGCGGCGGTGGATCCGGACCGGACCCTGTTCGCCTGCGCCGAGATCCGCAGCAACTGCGCCCTCTTCGACGCCACGGCCCCCGAATGGGCCACGGTGGGGACCTGCCGGATCCATGCCTTCATGCTCGATGCCGAGCGGGTCCTCCAGGATTTCCTCGCCTCCAAGACGCTGGCGGACCTGGTCTGCGAATTCGAACACAAGGCCCCGAAGGCCTTCCTCCAGGACACGGGAGCCTGGTTCCAGCAGCGCAAGGACACCCGAACCCAACGAAACCCCATCAACCGGAACGGTTGA
- the pnuC gene encoding nicotinamide riboside transporter PnuC, which produces MPGWMEVFGFLTGAACVALLVRQNIWNWPLGIANNLVFIALFYRTGLYADVGLQGFYIVISVYGWWSWLHGGRDHGALTVSRVRPVIGALLLLAVAAITAVLSWLLRRYTNSTVPVLDSLITALSLVAQFMMTRKWIENWPVWIVANCISVGLLIYKGLYVTSGLYLVYQVLCVMGLLEWRRALKREATPSAG; this is translated from the coding sequence ATGCCCGGCTGGATGGAGGTCTTCGGCTTCCTCACGGGTGCGGCCTGCGTGGCCCTGCTGGTGCGGCAGAACATCTGGAACTGGCCGCTGGGCATCGCGAACAACCTCGTGTTCATCGCGCTGTTCTACCGCACGGGGCTCTACGCGGACGTGGGCTTGCAGGGCTTCTACATCGTGATCTCCGTGTACGGCTGGTGGAGCTGGCTGCACGGCGGCCGGGACCACGGCGCCCTGACCGTGAGCCGCGTGAGGCCGGTCATCGGGGCCCTGCTGCTCCTGGCCGTGGCGGCCATCACGGCCGTGCTGTCCTGGCTGCTCCGGCGCTACACCAACAGCACCGTGCCCGTGCTGGATTCCCTCATCACGGCCCTCAGCCTGGTGGCGCAGTTCATGATGACCCGCAAGTGGATCGAGAACTGGCCCGTGTGGATCGTGGCCAACTGCATCTCCGTGGGCCTGCTGATCTACAAGGGGCTGTATGTCACCAGCGGCCTGTACCTCGTGTACCAGGTGCTCTGCGTCATGGGGCTGCTGGAATGGCGGCGGGCGCTGAAGCGCGAAGCTACACCTTCGGCCGGCTGA